The window ACTAGATTTGATACCTATGAATCTAGATGGAGTTAAATTTCTATAGATACCACAATTTCTCATGCTAATAACCAAGTAATTCAGCTTATTTGGATGGAGCCATGAAGTTCCCTTCATGAGTAAGATCTTTATCATTTTCATTGGGTGGGTTTTCTCTTTGAATTGACAACTTATCTCAGAGAATCCTGAAGAATTACATAGTTTTATTCTCTAGATCTGACGTCCATTTGTAAATTACAGAATTCACATAAGGGGAAAATGGTTGGGTTTGAAGGAATTCATATGAGAAGGGGAAAATGGTTGGTTTTGAAAAATACATTTATTtcgttagaaaaaaagaaaaaaaaggtgtatTGATAATTGAAATTGACAATATACAGAGTCATATCAAAAGAGGTATAAGGCGATGAACAACATAAGGGTTCAAACAAATTAACTAGTGAAGGAGCCCAGAGAAATTCTTTGCATAATCAAAGAGCTTAGTAAACTGCAAATGTTTAGATATAAACTCTAAGAAAAGAGTTGAATACGATGCATCATCACAGATAAGAGCTGGTCGATCCACTGAAGGTCGTACGCTAGGTATTCTCTCTATTATGATCACAATGATGACATTTTTTTCTATCCTCTTAAGGTTATTTAATAGCCTATAAGATTCATTCCCTTTTTTGATTCTATGTGCCAAGTGGTTCGATCCTATAGGATTCCATTGGCATGACTCAGTCTCATCAATTCCTTGAGAATTTTCTagtgtttttaggtttttttttttgtcagctAGTATTTTAGGTTCATAATGCCACATCTGCTGTCCGTTAGTATGATTAATTCAATTTGATTAAGGTATAAGATAAGTATTCATTCTAAAAAATATTATCTAATCACGTGATTCTTATATCCAAACGCATGACTGCTTCATACGAAATTATTGGTTacctcataaaataaaatatttcatcTCTGTTTATGTGCCCATGCATGATCCTGCTCCAATTAGCCTGTATGCTGGTGTAGGGCTATGCGATTGGataataatttcttattttttttaataagaaaatcgttgcctttattttatataatatttttaaccCACGGTCACCCAGTCTTTCTAATCCCCTGGATTGTCgtttctcttcttttgtcttGCCTTCGTTTCACTTTCACCGCGTCACGCAGAAAGCAAAGGGGACCACCGTCTTTCTTGTTCCGGCGTTTGTCCTGCGTTTCCCTCCACCATTTCTTGTTCTATACTAGCATTACATTTCTTCTTTCCGAAGAAAAACCCTGTTCCCTAGCCATGGCGGAGATCACCGAGAAGATAAACGAAGAGGAAGCAATACCGATCAAGAACCTGCCTGAGGCCCTCATCACCGACATACTTTCAAGGCTTCCGGTCAAGTCTCTTCTAAGATTCAGGTGTGTATGCAAAACCTGGTGTGCTCTTATAGACGATCCTGCTTTCGTCAAAGATCATCTCAATCAATCCCTTGCAAGCAATAGCAACCTCAGACTCATTTTCAGAGAATATTATCTGTTCTCTGCCGACTTAGATGCTGGCGAACAACAAGTGGCTGTAAAACTCGATCATCCGCTCAAGAGCCCAAACTTCGCAACCGAAGTAGTGGGTTCATGCAATGGTTTACTCTGTATATCCAACTCTGAGGAGGAAATTTTCCTCTGGAATCCTTCTATCAGAAGGCATCATAAGCTTCCCATTACACCTATAGAGTATCCCGAGAGATTCGACTGTCCCCGTCTCATTGTTTACGGATTAGGTTATGATCCCACCACCGACGATTACAAGCTGGTAAGGATTGTGCAATTTTATGGTGACGATGAGTACTCTTGCGATTCAGAGGTAAAGGTGTACTCACTTAGGACCAATTCATGGAGAAGGATCAGAGACGTTCCATACCATCTCAGCTACAAACGCGGATTTGGGGTTCTTGCAAATTATGGTCTTCATTGGGTTGCAGTTCGCGAGAGGACGGAACCTGACACTGCCTCAAGTTCTTTCGATTCCTTTGACCTTCAAGATGAGGAGTATTCAGAGGTTCCACAGGCCTCCAGTTTTATCGTTTCCTTTGACCTACAAGATGAGGAGTATCGAGAGATTCCACTGCGTGACTTTGTGGACGATGAGTTTCATATGAATGTTGGGGTTCTTGGAGGACAACTCTGCTTGCTCTGCAACTTCTTCAGGGTCCGTGTTGAGGTTgggtgatgaaggattatggcGTGAGGGATTCTTGGGTGAAACAATTCTCCATCGAACAACCAGCCTTGATAAGTTCTTTTGAGTACGTCAAACCTATTTGCTATTCAAAGAATGGAGAAGTTATACTCGAAAAGGATTTAAAAGCGCCACTTCTTCTGTATGATCCTCATGGTGGAAGGGTTAGGAATTTTAGGATTCCTCGTGTTCCAGATAGGTTTGAAACAGAGATTTGCGTTGGTAGTCTTGTTCCACTCAATGACAAAGATGGAACTGAACAaccagaaaggaagaaaaagcacAAGAagcataagaagaaaaagaaaagggaccAGAGGTAATAATAGAATATTATTTATTGACATGGCAATTGGTAGAACATATTTGCTCTTCAACATTCAAGCGACTATTCTTATATTTAAAATTGTTTCATTCTTTGTGTATTTAGACCCCTGCCGTGAAATTATGGTTTCATATGAAAACTGCCATGAATGAATTTTCCATTCTTTCAACTCTCTGAAGTTGAAATGCAATTAATCAAGTTTTAAGCTGTATGCTTTCAAACTGAATAAAAATTAGGTTGAAGATATGAATTGTTCCTTGCACGTTTAGTGCAAATTGGTATTCTCGTCCAAAAGTTTGTCGCCTTTGTTGCACTTATGCATTTGGAATCTTGGATGATGTGAAAGGGGTATGtattttgtaatttatctaTCAATGGTAATTACTTGAGATATTTCCATGCGAATCAAATCTAAGTTACTTGGGTTGTAAACTTGCAATGAGGCAATGAGCCATGCTTTCTTCTTACATTCTTTTCCATTTAATTATGCCTCTGGAAGGGATGTTGGAAATGATGCTTATTTCTTCTTGTTACACGACACATTAGAGAGGAGAGGCTTTTATTATAAGAACTGCTTGGTGAAAATAGTGAAAATATGTATACCATTATATGCTGAATAGGCAATATGTGGTGGGGAGAGACTGGAAGGTTCACCTCTTGTGGACTAATTGAAGGTTTCACCCTAACTAGAGTGGActgaaggaagagaatttgtGAAGCCGAACCTAAAGTGGTTTGGAGTAAGCTCATTTTGAGTTTTACGTGTTGTCTTATACTCCTTTGTAATGGAAGTTCATCGTCACCGTTTTTGGGAATGCTTTTTCTTGACATACTCTGTTCTGTCACTGAAATAACACTAGATCTCCTTTGTGCTCCTTGCTGTTGGCTATATTCTATCTGTATAGAGTATTGGTTATGTTTGAGTTAATGTCAAGTGGGTACTGATATGATGATCTACCATGCCTATTAATGAATGTGCCAATGATAGGCAGAGGAGTAGGGTAAATATTATGGTATTTATTGGGCCAATTAACCCACAACGAGAATGTGTATCCTCACAGAGACAGAAACCCATGCACACATCTCTTCTCATCATGGTataggtatcggtatcggagatcaATAGGTACTGATGCGATATGGATTGGATCATATCAGGTACCTTCGTACCAATACGTATCAACCGATACAAGACTAATACCTTCATCCATGCATCTCAtggggaaggtggtcttgatTCTTGACAGATAATTGAGATCATTTACAAACAATGAGACATGTACAGAAGTCTGTATCTAAAAATTGACTACAGTAAACCTTGTTGGGAATAATCCCACATTGACTAAGTTTGGGACCTTGGCTGATTTCATATAATAGTTGGATCTCTCCTCTTAACAACTTAAGCTTTTGAGTTGAACACTTCAGTGTGTTATCAGAGTACCATGCTTATCATTAATGGTATATTTTCATATCAGAATGGGGAGAAACTTCATTAGAAGTGTATGAACGTATCTAGCCTAGATTGAAGGAAAATGGATAATAGATATGTGAAGGAAATTCTTCCATTATATGAAGTTATAGAATTTGGGTGGTGTAAACTATGATCATCTAACGAAAAAGCTGTCATGTCATATAGTTGCTGCCCATTTCACCTATAGAGTTTCCCATCAGATTCGAGTTTTGCTGTCCCTTTGTTTACGGATTCGGTTACGACCCCACAACCATTGATTGCAAGCTGGCAAGGGTTGTGCAGTTTTATAATGACGATGGCTACTCTTGCAATTTGGAGGTGAAGCTCTACTCACCTGGCACCAATTAATGGAAAAGGATTGAGGACATGCCATTCCATCTCAGCCACAAGCGTGGATGATATAGATCCCACAATGGGCTATGCTATTGCAGGAGGAAAGCCCAGCCCAATTAGGGCTATCAATCCACTTAAGTCAGTCCACTTAAGTGTTAATTTTATttaggcccattgggcccatcgatttatGATTCAGTAAGGCCCATAAGTGGCCATCGATTTATGTTAGTAAGGCCCATAAGTGGCTATTAGTGGATAACTAGTTGTTACCTAATTTGTCTAGGTTTCTAATGTTAGTCCTTGTAGGAGTACAACTCCTAGTTAGAATATGACTGCTAATATTTGCTTCTTATTCTTAGCCAACCAAGCACTTGGTACCAAGCAACCGGTTAGCTGTTGCGCTTTCAAAGTAGAAGAGTGGTCTCTTAGAAGTGGTAAATAGGTACGCCAGGTGCTTTGATCTGCTTCTTCCTGTGAAGTTACCGTGAATTAGAACTTTATAACACCATACGTCTGAATATGCTGTCCCGCAATTTAAGACCTGACGCACCTTACCttattcggactagatcatcgGTTACTAAGATGAACAGCTTAGATGAAAATAAACTGAACCGACTTACACAGCTGTCGAGGATTTTTCGCTTTCTCTAGGATGGGACAACCTTTGCAAGAACAGCCAAAATTGAGCCTAGTGGGGCCCTTCGTGAGACCGCGCGAATAACGTCAAACATAGAAGGAGGTGCCTGTAGCAAAAGATTCTACTTCGAACTCACGAATTATCGATAGGCCCAGAGCGCGAACGGGAGCTTCTCATGCCAGTCACGCCCAACAAGAAAATGCGCTCCGACGTCAAAGCATGCTAACGCTTCTTGGTAATAGGTTTGTGAGCTGATTGTAGAGCACCCTTGCTTctttggtcgtagatcagctagcGTGCACCGTTACTCCACCCAGCCCAAGTGCTTGGTTGCATGGGGCGCGCTAGCGCAGTAGTTTTCTTTGCGGGGATGGTATCGGATCCTACTAAAGAGGAGCTCCTGTACTCAGAaattcagatttgaatgaacaaagaattgcagtcaattgcttctaagccgagatagctgtgggtgagatgcccgggccgagatagccactcCCACCCACGACTCTCTTGcttacttctttcttctttatgtTAATTCTCTGTTACTAGTAATTGTTTGCTGTGACAATCATTCAAAGTGTGTTCAGATCTGTTTTAAGCCCTTAAAGACCAGAATCGACCAGCAAGAATTTCCCATTCTTGAAGACAATCGATCCTCATATCTCCCACACCTGAGATCTGATCTGCAAACCCTTTTGCGGTTCCATTCTACCTTCCAAGTGGACCACTCGATCCATGCTTGGAGGTCAACTGAAGACAGCAGCTGCGGTTCTTGAAGattcctctatttctctcttaaaggtctaaaatcaagaaagtgtgTATCTCCTAGATCAGCCGGCAGAATCCATTCAACTTTGGAGGTTTTCTTCTACACACTAGGGCCTAGAATCAACCCTAGTTTGGACCCAATCTGAGCAGCCTAACTCCAGCTTCAGGTATCCCCTAAAACCCCTAGCCGCAGGCTTCTCTCTCCTGGGGTTTTGGTTCTTGATTGCTGGTTCTTACTACTGAATTGTCTCTGTTCTTTTAAGTATTCCCTGGGGTCTTTTTCTGGTAGTTTTCTGTTCCTATTGCTGTACTTTGTCAAGCTAATTCAAAAGTCCTATCTGATTTGGGTTTGGAGATGTAATACATTGGGGGTAGTTACCTTGTTtaatctacttctacattaGTGGATTTAGGTTTCTTGCATGTTTTATTCTTAAGTAGGGTGCAGTGTGTGAGACGAGAACTAACACCACCTCCAGTTCTATTGTTTACTTTGACCTTCAAGATGATGATTTTCAAGAGGTTCCGCTGCCTGATTTTGTGGTCAATGTGTTTCATATGAATGCCATGGTTCTTGGAGGACATCTCTATGTGCAAATATCGGGGTTCTTGGAGGACATCTCTACATGCTCTGTAACTTCTTCAGGGTCTGTGTTGATGTTTGGATGATGAAGGATTACAGCATGAGGGATTCTACTGCCTAACTTTGTGGGCAATGAGTTTCATATGAATGCTGGGGTTCTTGGAGGACATCTCTACGTGCAGATGTCGGGGGTTCTTGGATGACATCTCTACATGCTTTGTAACTTCTTCGTGGTTTGTGTTGATGTTTGgatgatgaaggattatggAATGGGGGATTCTTGGGAGAAATAGTTCTCCATTCAACAACCATCGACGATAAGGTCTTTTGAGTACATCAGACCTATATGTTATTCAAAAAATGGTAGTTATACTTGAGAAGGATTCAGAAGTGCTGGTTTTGTATGATCACTGTAGAGGAATCGTGGTGTTTCAGATAGGATTGAAACAGGGATCTGCAGTAGGAGTCTCATTCCACTCAGTGCCAAAGATGGAACTGAACAACCAGATTTGAGGAAAAAGCATAGGAAGCAGAAGTAAAAGAACAGGGAGTAGACGTAATGATGTAATATGATTTATGGACACAGAAATTGCTTGAGCAGATTTACAAGCTACTGTTCCTATATTTTCAATTGGATCCTCCTCATTTGTGTATTTACACCCTTGCCCTGAAAAATCATAGGGACATCTCGAAAACTTCCATGGATGAGTCTTCCATTTTTTCAACTGTCTGAAGTTGTAATGCTATCAATCAAGATTTAAGCTGCTCGGCTTTGATTTGAAGGATAAGTAGGCTGAAGTCATGAATTGGTCCTTTAATGTTTATTGTTAACTGGTAGTCTTTTCAACACATCTATTTGCATCAAGGGTCTTGGAAATGTAACTGCTCAAGACATCATCTTACCGCCTTCTGTGGAAATCATCAATACTACACAAAGttcattgccttttttttttttttttcgtgtttAAAGGACTTATGCATTTGGGTGATGTGAAAGGGGTACGCAGTTTACCTATCAATGGTAATTACTTGGGATCTTCCTATGTGAAAACAAAGTTTAAGTTACTTGGATGAGAGTGAGGCAGTGAGACATGCTTTCTGAATACAATCTTTTCCATTTAATTAGGCTCCTATagggtgatgtagataagtcacttgggcttattttattgcaaataagctttaggttgtgttatgtatgtgttgggcctttgatcccatggggtTTCTTTGAGatgagccactttaataggcctaaaatatgggtagaaggtaagaaaacgggattttattcattagtttaattagttgctatttaattcaataaaggcccattaggtcattagttggttgtaaagtcctatatggaatATTAGTtggttagtcctactccatgttggaatcataaagtcaagtcttagtcctattttgaattcctagttgtagtaggagtgtctagtcctattgggaaactagctcctactgttagtatgattgtaaacttcttctctataaataaagaggcatatgtaccattattgaacagatttgaataaagaaagtTGCAGTTATTATGTTAAAACAACtgggatagttgtgggtgagaagctcTGGCTgagacagccactcctcccccactttcccttgttttttctttgtttaatctttctattttcattctGAATTGCTGTTGTTTATGTTTACTGTTGCTGTGAGTATTaaagaagttcagatctgtccaagcaTTAAAAACCAGAATCGATCAGCTAAAGAGTTcatgttcttgaagccaatcgaccgtTATTGCTGCCCAAGTCTGAGATCTGGTCTgtagatcctttggaggactggttctatattctaagaagatcaatcgatcctctttTGAAGGTTttttgaagaagacaagttgctaTTCCTGCAGAATtattcacattctctctcctaggtctgaaaatcaagaaagcgcataactctggatttttgtaccctccctaggaaCTATAtatgcccaagagtgcagctcaatcggactcccacagatCCTTCACCAAACTGGGCTTACTAGGgatgggttgtatatgtgttgggctttcagtccatgtggtttatTGTGTAATGGACcatttttatgggtctaaactggAGGTATCAAGGTTGCCTATGGGATTAGCtagttaaattatttttttagttgggttcaatttaagttatatttgtttttttaggagtcaagttattagttgttagtttcattttttagtttttagaaactattttattaggagaatatttggtttcctcttTTGGAACCTATTATTCGGATGTAATTCCCTTCCCCATTATCGCTATAAATATAATGCAAGGTTTCATAGAAGCCAGTGATTTGAAGAAAGCTATTGTTATAGATGCTGATGCCTtctccatggagatttgtcttttgtttgatcaagtttGATGGAACTGCTGTTTGTTCCAGTTGACTCCCTGCGGTGGGAATTccgagaggtcctcttccttactttatcttcttctcctctcaagTACTCAAGGTTCTACTGCtgctgcaattttcttttatgtattTGATTCCATCTTCTTCCACAGTTCTGCCCAGGGTccttagtttcctatttgatcCCTGCTGCTTGAAGCATTTTCAGCCATCCTCTATGGCTGAAAATTGGATTGAACCTCCCTCCAAGTAGTACTTACTACCTTCAATCCAAACCTGGTCCAATTCTGACCAGCCGATTGggagatattagaaatctccctaattttgtcttctagtgaccTATTCTGCCCAGATTTGAAACCAGTGGAACTGACTTGATTTCTTTTGGTTTCTTTGGGTGTTGGATCATATTATCAGGTGGGTTTAGCTTAAGCCTCTTACTGTCCCTGTTAAGGCTCTATCATTTATTGTTAGTTATGTTCACAGATATTTAAGAGTTCTGTAATCGGTAGGCTATTACAgatttggttttcctttttaatcCTGAGTTGCTTTGTGTTGCTGTTCTACTTTGGATATTGGTAGTTTTTTTAGAGTATCCGGCGGCATTGTGATAGGCTTGACTTGTCAACCAAGTTCTACATTAATTGGTGTGATGTGGTGGGGAGAGACAAGAAGGCATACCGTTTATGGGGTAACCGAAGATTTCACCCTAACTAGAGTGGACTGGAGAAAGAGAATTTGTGAAGCCAAACCTAAAGTCGTTTGAAGTAGGCTTAATTATTTTGAGTTTTATGTGCTCTTCTATACTCCTTTGTAATGGAAGTTTATTGTCACTGTTTTCTGGAATGCTTTTATTCAGCAAACACTGTTCTTAAATTGAAATAACATTAAAACTTAAAACTCCTATGTGCTCCTTGCTGTTGGCTACATTCTATCGGTTTAGAGTTTTAGGTGAGTATCGATGTGATGATCTAGCATGCCTATtaacagagaaaagtacaaataGTGAAGGTGACTCTTGCTGTCATATTATTCAGTAGGGTGATATTTGCACTTCTTGCTTACCTTACTCAAAGTTGATGTCTGACCTCTTGTTCTTGTTCCTTCCAGATCTGATGTTGGACATATGGAGTTTATTTTTTGAGGTTTGAGGAAGATGAAACAGGAAAATTAAAAGTACGGGCATGATACAGAGGTACTTCTTGGTGCGAAGCAGCTGTTGTGTATATACTCACAATTGTTAATGTGATATTATTGATTTTATGTTTCaagtttcattttttccttaagTTTCAATCTATAAAGAATGATAGGattatgttttgttttcatATCTCTTCTTAATGTGGTAAGGGTATGAATATCACCGTCCTCTTTTTACATTCATGCTGTAAAGTATCTAATTTGTGGAACCTTGTTCTCTAGGGCTGACTTTGGAAGTGGAAGGTTAGCAGCGAACTAATTGAGAACGAGAAACCAAGTGAAAAAGTCAATCAAGGCATGGAGTTACAGAAGATACCCTGTGTGTCCGCAGTACATAATATGTTGACTGTATTTGGATAGTTTTGTTCAATGTTGCCCTtaagtttttcaatttttgtacGGTTTGGAACGTATCTGCTCACTGAATTCAATCTTTTTGttcaagaaatttaaaaaaggTCAATACAACAGTAGTGGGGCCCATCTTTTATTGCTTTTATCACtgtccttttgatttttttgtcatatatatatatatatatatatcaccaGTATATGCATCATTTGCTAAATATTTCACAAAACTCTGATAGTATAATATCAGTCATCTATATCACTGTTTCTGAGACCGGTTCAATCCACATTGGTCTACACAGCAACCTTCCAACCTGGTCACTAAGATGACTGAGTTCCCCCACcctcccacacccccccccccaaaaaaaaaaaaaaaaaaaggaaaaaagagtcaatttttctttttatgaacGATTCCAATGTGGTGTTGGTTGAAGTGTTGAATCAGTTGGCCGGCTTGTCAAGCTGTTGAACTGATGACCCGGTAACAAAATGggtccctttttcttttcttcttcagggCACGATCTTCATTTTGTGAAGCTTCATGATATTTGTAATATTTGGTTTCTTGGGAGGATGAGGATAGATATCTTCCCCTGAGAGGATACATGTTCAAATCATACATGTCTTACATGGGTTAGTAAGACAATACTAAGCAAACAATAAGGAGAgatgtcaatatatatatatatatatattgcttcTGTTATTTAAAGCACCATTGAAAACTTTCCACAGAAGAACATAGGACTTTGGATGCATCTTTAAGTACCAAATGAAATCCTAaaaatttcaagttttaggTTGATTGGAGTTGGCCccatagaaaaataaaacattaaaaatccAGCATTTCAAGTTTTAAGTTGATTGGAGCTAGCCCATGATAAATGAAGCATTAAAAAATCCAGGACTATTGAGAGGATGATTCACAAAAGTACAATGGGTATGGACTATGGACATGCAGTTTTTAATTTGAGGCTAATTTTTTCCTTGTGGCCAATTAAGATCATTTCTTAGGTATCTAACTATCAGAATTATCAGTCTTCCATGTGGATCTACCTACTAATTGCCCCCATCTTAAAAAATCATGGCACTTTTTTCATAAAATGGTAGAGTTTATTTAATAGGCCCCTCAAAATTTGCCACGTGCCATGTCGAAATTGGCCCAATTTTTGTACACACGCTATCTTAACGTGTTCTGGTCACCTCTCATGTTCCAGCCAAATGCTGCTGACCCAAGTGGCAAAATGAAGctttaaaagaaaacagaacAACAAGAAGACTATTGAGGGGTGCATTCCAATTCAGGATGTTTTGAAAATACATGGGTCGATACACATACAATGAAGGGTATTTGGATGAAATTTTGGAATTTGGTGTGTGCTGTAACCAGATATTGCCCTCTACCCAATTCCCAAAACTACTAAGTCATATTGCCATGTGGGAAAAATACATGGATTAACCAAATAAGCTTATTAAGTTTGGAATTAGTGGATGCTGCCAAAGGAAGTGGCGATGCCATACACAAAAAGGAAGACTCATAGAATGGCAAAGGCAAATAGAGCTTTTGACATTTTTTAATCCATGAACAGGTCTATTAGACACATAGATCCATGATCCATACATTCTCGATcggaaaaaaattttaatagaaaagaagaatcaaTGATCGATATCTTTTCTGAAACAACGAAAGATGATAAATTAATTCATGGACAAACTAAGCCCTCCCGAGGCTTCTCAAGAATAAGAAAGAGGCCGTATTCTTGTAAATACCAGGGAATAAGGTTTGATCCTATTCATGGGGATTCCTTAAATATCCCGTTCCAAAAATAGAAAGTTTGAATGGAGCCATGAAGTgacaattttccttttaatgaaTAGATCTTTATCATTTTCATTAGGTTTCTCTTTCAATTTACAATTTATCTCGAAAAATCTTGAAGAATTGTGTAGTTTTTTCCTCAAGAGACATCAAAACTAAATATTTGTTACAAAACATGCCTACCTTTTCAGGTTCTCAGTTTGATCTGATAAACAATTTTCTTCTATGATTTTTTGCAAGGAGATGGTGTATCTGGGCGAAATGAACAGACCACAAAGTTCTGCAGCTTGGGGAGCCCAAATTTGTGAGattaagaggggaaaaaaatgacGGCTAGTCATCTTTTTCCTCACTTTTAGGTTAGTGTTTGATCCATTCCAGTTCCTGTTAGATCTACTCCGTGTGACCAATCCACGCCATTTCCATAATAcatgtttgttctttatttctctCACAACAGTCAGATTTCCTTTTCAAAACAGTTTCTCTTTTTCCAATGTagtggttctctctctctctctctctctctctctctctctctctaaacataCACTTAGGATTAAGAAACCAAAGTTCAGAGGTAACAAAAGGTTCATCAACATCTCTCTCGCCTATTCTCCACAGTCCACCtgcatcttctctctctttctttctctctctgtggaTAAGCAGCGCACCTGCATCTCGTGTTTCAAATAAAAGGAACCCAGAAGACACCCAAATAACATAATCTGCATATGGTCCTGTGTCATATCCaatccaggaaaaaaaaaaatggtcccTACCACCAACCATTGATTAAAAGCAAAGAACCGaaacacatgcacacataaATGAATCTTGAACCCAATGTAGCTAAAAATGGATTTGATATTTCAGGTGGATTCCATAACTGACTTGAATAAAtaacaaggaaagaaagaaacatatTAATATGTTTTGGTTGCAAATCCCAAAAGTATAgttccaataataataataataataataataataataatgatgatgatgaattctAGCATAATTCTCGAACATCTTTCCTGCCCTCAGCCATTCCTTCTCACTCCACCAGTTCTTCCTCGCATAATTCTCAAACATCTTCCTGGCCACAGCCATTCCTTTACT is drawn from Macadamia integrifolia cultivar HAES 741 chromosome 7, SCU_Mint_v3, whole genome shotgun sequence and contains these coding sequences:
- the LOC122083552 gene encoding F-box protein CPR1-like, with the protein product MAEITEKINEEEAIPIKNLPEALITDILSRLPVKSLLRFRCVCKTWCALIDDPAFVKDHLNQSLASNSNLRLIFREYYLFSADLDAGEQQVAVKLDHPLKSPNFATEVVGSCNGLLCISNSEEEIFLWNPSIRRHHKLPITPIEYPERFDCPRLIVYGLGYDPTTDDYKLVRIVQFYGDDEYSCDSEVKVYSLRTNSWRRIRDVPYHLSYKRGFGVLANYGLHWVAVRERTEPDTASSSFDSFDLQDEEYSEVPQASSFIVSFDLQDEEYREIPLRDFVDDEFHMNVGVLGGQLCLLCNFFRVRVEVG